TGGGGTGAAGGAACTGGCCGCTTGTGAGCGGTTGATTCTTGTCGCGGGGCGCTATGAAGGTATAGATGAGCGTCTGGTGGAGACTGAAATCGATGAGGAGTGGTCGTTGGGTGATTTTGTCCTCAGCGGCGGCGAGTTGCCAGCAATGGTGATGATCGATGCGGTATCCAGACTGGTTCCCGGAGTTTTAGGGCATCAGGATTCAGCGACGGAAGATTCCTTTTGTGATGGGTTGCTAGATTGCCCGCACTACACCCGACCGGAAGAACTCGACGAAATGTCCGTACCCGATGTGTTGCTTAGCGGTAACCACGAGGCGATCAGGCGCTGGCGTCTGAAACAGCAACTGGGCCGAACCTGGAAACGGCGCCCGGACCTGCTGGATGACCTTAGGTTAGATAAAGAGCAGCAAACATTGTTAAACGAATTTATCCGTGAGACCGAAGCGTCTCAAGGTTAGTATTTAGGAGCGAGCGATGAGCAGCAAAAACTCTATCATTCAGCAGATCGAAGCTGAACAGATGAACAAAGAAGTACCAGAATTTGCACCGGGTGACACCGTTATTGTTCAGGTAAAAGTAGTTGAAGGCGAGCGTAAGCGTTTGCAGGCGTTTGAAGGCGTTGTGATTGGTAAGCGTAACCGTGGCGTAAACTCTGCGTTCACCGTACGTAAAATTTCTCACGGTGTTGGTGTTGAGCGTACTTTCCAGACTTTTGCGTCTACTGTAGATAGCATTGAAGTTAAGCGTCGCGGTGACGTGCGCCAGGCTAAACTGTACTACTTGCGTGAGCGTAGTGGTAAGTCTGCACGTATTAAAGAGAAACTGGCTAAGTAATTATTTAGCCCAGTTTGAGTATAAAAGGCGACTTCGGTCGCCTTTTTTATTGTCTGAAATTCGCATGGAAATTAATCCCGCACTAAAATAAATGGAATATTGTTGTACCCGCTTGGTTTTTTTTAATACTGTCAGGGTATGTGGTGATACTCGATGGGCTGTGGAAGGGAGCGATGAAGAGATTTTTGGTC
The genomic region above belongs to Amphritea japonica ATCC BAA-1530 and contains:
- the trmD gene encoding tRNA (guanosine(37)-N1)-methyltransferase TrmD, whose amino-acid sequence is MWIGVVTLFPEMFEAITRNGVTGRAVRNGLLDVQCWNPREFTKDKHRTVDDRPYGGGPGMLMKVQPLRDAIHAAKKTAGDKTRVIYLSPQGRRLDHAGVKELAACERLILVAGRYEGIDERLVETEIDEEWSLGDFVLSGGELPAMVMIDAVSRLVPGVLGHQDSATEDSFCDGLLDCPHYTRPEELDEMSVPDVLLSGNHEAIRRWRLKQQLGRTWKRRPDLLDDLRLDKEQQTLLNEFIRETEASQG
- the rplS gene encoding 50S ribosomal protein L19, with protein sequence MSSKNSIIQQIEAEQMNKEVPEFAPGDTVIVQVKVVEGERKRLQAFEGVVIGKRNRGVNSAFTVRKISHGVGVERTFQTFASTVDSIEVKRRGDVRQAKLYYLRERSGKSARIKEKLAK